In Parasteatoda tepidariorum isolate YZ-2023 chromosome 8, CAS_Ptep_4.0, whole genome shotgun sequence, the DNA window GAAATTTTCTCAGGTATTAAAtagatgaataaatttttgttacttataaaaaaaattattatttttctataagcAACATTTCTACTAAATTAGACCCTCTTTAGTACAgccattttgttttcattgtgtggggcagttaaattttttacacttgAACTATTACTGTATGATGGTACATCTTGCTAATTTGGGGATTGTGCCAATTTAacaatgagattttttttttttttttttgttctttaattttgagCATTATTAGTCTGAATTTTTTTGCTCccattgttgttttttaaaattttgcaatcaaattaaactttcctttctttttatgCCATTTGTAATGTTCACTCTCCTTGGCTCCAgctttttcatattctttacGATCCTCTCTCAGTTTTTATCTTTCTCTTCGTTTGCTTATGTTATCCtactgctgtttttttttttttttttccttttctttttttgtttgccatctacaaatttttacttttcttatccttaatacaacttttaaatacaaaaattacccaaagaattgaaaaagttaCTTTAATCCAATGGTTAATGACAATtccaaatgaattaaaaatgaaaatagtgatcaatgttttaaataaaaaaattactgtaacaattttaaacaatagaaaattaagacaggaaaaaaataataataataattctattctTAACTTCTGTCATTAATATTCACATTTCTGTAAGTCTTAAGATGGATGATAAtgacatataatttaattttaccagacagtaaaaaaattaactaccttttttgaaagttttacatAGTTTAAGCAAATGCCTATCtaatataaacttataaatacaatatcaaatgtaatatatagttttaagcaCACTTGAGTTTAAACAATCTGACCTAACAGGTACATTCataatttgtataattgaaTATTGATACTGTCACAAAATGGTTAGAAATTTCGGCAACAAACGAGCAAGTGCAGGAAAAACAAAAAGTGGAACCTTGGTCTTTCCAGTTAGCATAATTAAGTGCTGATAAAAAAATCCCCCAGCACTGTGAAGTCAGCATTGCTAATTTTTCCAATATGCaatgaaaatattagtaaaGGAAGTGACATTCTCATTCAGAGTCTGACTATGGCAGGGGCATACGGGGCAGTTGCCCTGGTTCCCTACATCAGAAGGGGATCCCAAATCaaactttacattttgaaagtttGCTTTACATTTCCttctttaataaacttttttaaaacaaaatatcagtacagtgcAAAATCCATCCGCTTTATGCATgggtgcaagttggaaaaaaagcaaagaCTGAAATACCAAACATACACAATACCCCCTCGACATATGCAAACtatctaagaaagctttaccataatacatcaagtttaaatactgcacaaaaaatatttattcatctgtcttttgataaaataacaacaggacataagaaagtagaccaataacgtagacctaaaaaatatttttaaggacagaaagaaaaaaaaatttccgcatTCGAGTCTGTCTTGTTTCCGTCTTACTTCCGTCCGCGGACATTTTCGAAAGACGGAAATCCGTCCTGGAGACGGAAGACTTGCACCCATGGCTTTATGTTATCTTCTACATTATATCGATCATATGAACACAATCTACATTTCGTAAATGCATGGCTTTCTAGGGCGGAaatcagctaaattttcgcaattataattgataaatttgaccAATCAAAAGCTTGCATTTTTGCACATTGCAAAATGCaataagtttacaaaaatacaggcttctgattggcttaattgagccatcgtaattgcgaaatttttagatgatttcTGCCCTAATGTCAGCATCGATATGAATTTTTCACAGCTAGAcgacaaagttaacaatcaaAAAACTGCATTCGGCATGATagacatagaattgtcagaaaatcaataaaatggacagaacgatATTTTGTCTGACCATTGGGAGGAGCTATTTTAGGTTATAgtccatttttttgttatttatgatgtgaaaaatttaaatacttctatAAGTTTGGCTCTTCATTACTGAAGTAATGAAGCAGAGGAGGCCACAAAGAAGTTTTTGCGCTGGAccccaattaggctaagtcgggCCCTGGTGACATATTTGGGGAGATATCTGTATcctgatctgtggcagaataatcgccaagtcgtGGAAACTTCCGGGCAACGGCCAgcgagaaactaaaaacaaacatcacagaaagggaccaactcgaaaggtataactcgtaacCACCCCCAGGCAAACATCTataggctttttttaaaaaatatgcaagtttaaaatctatttggcaccttggtgATTGCAGTTGGTACAACAGATCGCGATACAGAAATATCcccacattttttaataaaattaatgctattttGAAGTAATATACCATTTGCAACCTCtagcataattattttcatttttgttagaAAACTCAGACCATGCTCCAGTTATTTGTATAGGTACTggtttaaaatccaaaatgtcATCAAACGATTGGCTTTCTTCAATGATATGACAATCCTGATCATCATCAGAATAATTACCGCCTGTATTAGAAATAGAGCTTTGGTCCCCCAAAGAGTCTTTTAGATTATTGATTGTACTTTCATGACTAtgcagagaaatatttttatcatacacAGAATCCTCCAAACCCTTATGACTGAGAATCACAGTTTCTTCAATGAGAATGTCAGATTTTTCGGTAAGTAAACTGCATACTGTTGAAAGAATTGAATCAAGGGCATCAATTGCATCGAAACACACATCTGTCTGAATTGATGATGATTTATCAGGTACACTAATATCTTGGTCAGTTtcttgcagtttttttaaaaaattggcacAAGAAAAagccattaaaatataaatattaggcggaatttacaaaaaaaaatttaatttttatgcagtagaataaattttatataggtaAATGTCAGTGCGCAGAGATCGCatgttttcattataaaaatgaaactaaaaatttgaaatcttagggattatataaaaattttacaaattgcatttaataaagGATTTTATAACTGTAACTATATAATGatctttaataatataaaacgcattaaattatctttgataactatttcaaaatcaCCGCAAAATTAGTatcattgtttgtaaatatacGTTTTTTAGCTGCTTGCTTTTGCTTCACTTAGTTCAGGATTCGACCTTCATTGAATATTGGAAAAACTTAACGCTTGCAACGATTGTAAAAACTAATAAGGGCCAATCTCACTAAATGCGATACACTTCCGATCTCTGTCGAGGGAGAATGAGAAACgtattggtaaaaattatttttcagcaaagaggaagaaaataataataataataattctctaCGGCCATAGGAAGAAAGTGAACCAAATTCCAGTTAAATGATCCTTTAGGGACGGCTCTCATATTTTGCGCTTTCACTACAAACACTTCCGATCAACGTCGTTGTTGTTGTTCGTTTACGTCGCACTACGGCTGCACAATGGGAtattggcgacggtcagggaaaaatccctgaggatgatccgaagacatgccatcacaattttgatcctctgcagaggggatggcacccccgcttcggtagcccgacgacctgcactcgaagtcgagcactttacggtagcacagattaacgaggaccaataccgcacaccctcggtccctacgcaaactgatccaagtggtcacccacccgcacactgaccgcagccagtgatgcttgactttggtgatctgaTGGGAACTGTGGGGGAAAgtagttacagaccatgtcaaccgtcatctatgaaaaggtaccccgacagagtcgagttaacatgtcttatatactagtgaattgtagttgtaattttgtagtggtagatacgctacagtactcccccaccagaattatagatatgatagaattcgatgaatgaatgccactagttgattcattgctgttttgtgcgaagccgggagagctgtattaagatcaccgtattatttttttgagtgctgaatgtgagaggtgtattaacttcacggtcgtagtcgctcctgtgttgccattagcagtcgagtgtatgcaggccgacgttgtgtgctcgagactgagtagcaacagtgcgaggaggtggataatgttgcagtcacaagtagcaagtcaactattcaatgtggaccatccaacgaagtaggcgttactgccGATGTAAGCGTATCCAGATCAAAGTGGGCGTTTTttgccaaggtaggcgtgttcacatcacgtccgggtcaccaatgtgggggaaAGTAGTTACggaccatgtcaaccgtcatctatgaaaaggtaccccgacatagagtcgagttaacatgtcttatatactagtgaattgtagttgtaattttgtagtggtagatacgttACAGGAACCgtatcttaacgatcagtccactgcgggacccgaTCAACGTcgagaaaagaaaaacctaattagttttttttttctgaacctAGTTCTCATTCTCAATCACCTGTTCAATTTTACCTAGTTCACAGCTAGTTCTTACATTTCACTTATAGTTCTCATTCTAAATCGATGATAATGGGGTTGCGTGAATCgcatccatttaaaaaatagcattctaAAGGCCTTTAGTTATTtcatattactttatatttcagAGTTCTCCAGTAGGCTGATCATAATACCCTTTTTACACAAagactttcttattttattttataaccgtcgttgaacagccgacccaatttttgggttcacgactactaatgttcaactacgtagccctgtaattttgaacccaatccagaagacaaggtgactactggatcaagtatagagAAAAATTTGCCATCATGGAGAATTTTTTCAtagaactaatccgcatttgccttacatggGGAAGTAGAcgacgagaacctcccacggatAGTCTGACGGCGAagggactcttacccatgatccatctaccactgaggatatttcacgtcagcactatggtcggattcgtatcgaccagccattgcagGATTGGAACCCTGTTCACCtaattggaaggcaaacgctctatcccctgagccatcgttatacgaaaactgaaaaaaaaaagcctctgGGAAAAAGCGtcgaattttatcattttaatgctATTATATACAAGCAAAGTTGGTCGGATCAATTCAACCCTTTATAAACGACGTCCCAAACCATTATTTAATATACAACTaactaataatgttcaactttgtagccttgtagttttgagcCCAACTCAGGAGACAagagagctcctggatcaagaatcggcatttgtgttacatggagagataAACCAAGAAAACCTCGCACAGTTTGCCCGATGGAAAGAGAATTCTGTCCCATGACAtatctaccactgaagatatttgacgtcagcactgtggtcggtgcatgcGGGAACCTGAATTGATTGGTATCGTCCAGTTATCGTTGGGGTTCGAACCTGTTTCACCCTATTAGAAGATTGTTCCAGCTCCTGATCCACCACGACTCTCCTTTTGCACGAAACTGTTCAGAAAGAATTCCACAGGGACAGTAGAACCCATTTATTACGAGCATCCAAGTTAAACAAGAAAGGTGTAATGTAAAGAGCAATGTTATATGAGAATGCgcgtaaattttttctttttattcgaaattaacGAGAGAAATAACTTTGGAAGCATGAGTAGCAAATCACGCTATcagttgcttaaaattaatgaatgtgTTTTGATTTacaattcttgtaaaatatgCTTCGATGTCATTTAGAAATATCACTCTTAAAAGTTACGGACAGTTTGGATGGCATCTCTCTGACAAGTACTACTGCCAAACTAATGGAAAGAATGGTCAATACGAGACTCAACTGGTATCTggaacatttcaatttaatacgTCACGAGCTAGCAGGTTTTAGAAGAAATCGATCCACTGTTGACCAAGTTACCTTTTTCAATCGAGAAGCTTTAATCTCCGTACTAGTCTCCCCCAGGGAGCTGTTACCAGCTGTGCCCTTTTCAACGTCTACATCAATGACTTGATAAACACCTTAACGGCAGTGCCTAACATCCATTGCCTCCTATATGCGGATGATCTTGTTTTCTGGACCACAGCATCAAAGCGCCACGCTAAATCAGCTGTTGAGACCACACTTAATCTTGCACTGGAATCCTTCAGTTGTTGGTGTGAGGAAACTAATATGGTAGTAAATCTGAATAAGTGTGCCACTCAAACTTTCTCACTAATGCATCGACCTATTATACCAAATCTCTCTTTTTCTGGCACTATGCTTGAAAATGTTGATTCCTTCACTTATCTCGGAACCGTTTTTGATTCTAAACTGAGCTGGAGGAACCATGTTGCATTTGTTGCCGAACGGGTAATAAGACGCCTCCCTATTTTAAAACGACTTGCCGGCACTCTCTGGGGATGTGCCCGGTCTACCCTTGCTCTGACTTATCAAAAATACATCCTTCCAATTTTTACTTACTGCTCTGAACCACTCATCTCTATGCCTACATCCCTACTTCAAAAGCTTGAGGTCTTACAAAACCAGGCCCTTAGACTAATAACAGGTGCTGTAAAAACTACACCTATAGACGCAATGACCTTGCTCACAGGCATTAAACCTTTGGATGTTGTCTTTAGGGAAAGGGCTGTCTTACTATACTTTAAACTTACCCAAATGGATAATTTCTGGACTAACTATCAACTTACTCCtcgtaatttaaaaactcaaaatggaTTTATTCAGACTGTCAAAGATCAATTGGTTGGGATCGATCTGCCCCAACTAGAAGGTCAGGTGGAACTGGTGAGCCCTCTTGACtaccaaaaaattaatgtcaggCTCTCTCTTGAACAGGACATTGTTAAAAGTGAAACATCTACCGCTGCTCTCCACCTTCTTGCGCTGGAGACAATGGGAATCCGTTACCCGGAACCGCTCTGGCTGAGAGTTTTTACAGATGGCTCTTTCCATCCGGATCAACCAAATGCTGGAGCTGGTATCTCTTGTAATCTCTTCTCCTTTGGTGCTCCAGTGGGTGCCAATAGATCTGCTTTTGACGGGGAAGTTGTTGCAATCCGTATTGCTCTTGAacagcttttttgttttattgagtCTTTTTCAAATGTGGTTATCCTTTCAGACTCGAAGGCGGCGCTTTGCTCGATTGAATCTATGCATTGCCCTTCCAATTGCGACGTTCTAAAATGTCAGGATGCGATACGCAAACTCCACCATTTTGGCAAAACTGTAGCCCTACAATGGATTCCCGGGCATTGTGATATTGCAGGAAATGAGAGGGCTGATGTTTTGGCAAAGAGAGGCACAAGAATTCTCCAGGCTCTTAGTAGCCCAGTCCCCTTTTCAGCTTTAAAAaggattattagatcaaaaatccATGGGGATTTCCACCAACAATTGTCAGAAAGGGTAAAAACCAAAGTGTGGAGAGATCTTCGACAGAACACCATTCCAGACTGGCCGCGCCGCGAAGCGGTGGCTCAGTTTCGACTACATACCGGACATGACTGCCTTGCCGCGCACCTGTTTCGTTTAGGGCTGGCACCTGATCCCTATTGTTCTCTATGCATGAGCCAAGCTGTTTTGGATGGCAGCCACATCCTGTGCTGCAGGGCCCTCCGCGGGTCGTCGTCTACCGAGCGATATTGGGAAGCAAGAGCGCTCCTATGGAAAtgactttttactttcttgttttgttcctatgtttttgctttttcatgTCAATTACCTctgccatttgaaataaataaataaataagttacgGACAAcatgtgcaattttttacaagaaGAAAGCCCGGGTACCAGAAGTATCcaatcaatttttcattatccGGTCATTACCCAGACTctgcaaaataataatgctaaacggtactgccgtgcaattgaaaaaacaacgcAAATGCTTCATGATTGATTCCTAGAGAAGTGGCTCGACAACTATTTTCCTTCTATTGCTAATGCTATGAAcgcttaaatttcaaaaaactgataaaacaaaatttaattttgaaaaaaaaatatttgcaatatatgtATCATACATagatttcatataaataaaaatctcaattttgaattttttgttgcttacgttaatttttcaattgtaaggaAGCACAAGTAAACCCGGTTTTCAATCTCAAGATACAGTACCGCTTTACCTGGAGTCGGACCAGCTTTTCCAGACATCCAATGACGAGTAACACTTATTTAAGTTCGTCACAACAGTATTTCAATTTATAGTAACCgtaaagctattaaaataaataattactgtgTTAAAATGCCGtgtattaaataagttttcttaataataaagctgaaataacatgctttactttttaattcagGAAAACCTCGGTAAAGTGAACATTTTTGGGAGAAATAGGATCGCTAAAAAGAgctgttgttcatttacgtcgcacaatGGGCTACTAAAAAGAGCAAGCATATTCAGAAAACTATTTTAGCTAAATTGTTTTGTATgatagtttaataaatacaatgtttatttaa includes these proteins:
- the LOC110282416 gene encoding uncharacterized protein, which codes for MLRCHLEISLLKVTDSLDGISLTSTTAKLMERMVNTRLNCLPQGAVTSCALFNVYINDLINTLTAVPNIHCLLYADDLVFWTTASKRHAKSAVETTLNLALESFSCWCEETNMVVNLNKCATQTFSLMHRPIIPNLSFSGTMLENVDSFTYLGTVFDSKLSWRNHVAFVAERVIRRLPILKRLAGTLWGCARSTLALTYQKYILPIFTYCSEPLISMPTSLLQKLEVLQNQALRLITGAVKTTPIDAMTLLTGIKPLDVVFRERAVLLYFKLTQMDNFWTNYQLTPRNLKTQNGFIQTVKDQLVGIDLPQLEGQVELVSPLDYQKINVRLSLEQDIVKSETSTAALHLLALETMGIRYPEPLWLRVFTDGSFHPDQPNAGAGISCNLFSFGAPVGANRSAFDGEVVAIRIALEQLFCFIESFSNVVILSDSKAALCSIESMHCPSNCDVLKCQDAIRKLHHFGKTVALQWIPGHCDIAGNERADVLAKRGTRILQALSSPVPFSALKRIIRSKIHGDFHQQLSERVKTKVWRDLRQNTIPDWPRREAVAQFRLHTGHDCLAAHLFRLGLAPDPYCSLCMSQAVLDGSHILCCRALRGSSSTERYWEARALLWK